From one Larimichthys crocea isolate SSNF chromosome XVIII, L_crocea_2.0, whole genome shotgun sequence genomic stretch:
- the LOC104936250 gene encoding uncharacterized protein LOC104936250, producing MTAHSFSSFIVFITHLSLIYCYDFKVIQPQNRTVNQDELASISCEHTAEVTSVEDFQLLSMSPTDSSGNILCQKGVKKSENITCLEVNPKKFLFIIFNIGPEDMSMKYVCEITVKDENDLHHTERGRPTTLLPGQTEVVSISPPPPPLPLHHSLKLWWIAIGLLALMFLYSCVITSFYIRLRCRSMNPENSTYVVMRKAPLPRNRDFDIYCG from the exons ATGACAGCACACAGCTTCAGCAGCTTTATCGTCTTCATAACTCATCTGAGCCTCATCTATTGCTATG ATTTTAAAGTGATTCAACCACAGAATCGAACTGTAAACCAAGATGAGTTAGCGTCTATCAGCTGTGAACACACCGCAGAAGTCACCTCTGTGGAAGACTTTCAACTCCTCAGCATGTCACC AACAGACAGTTCTGGAAACATACTCTGCCAGAAAGGAGTGAAAAAGAGTGAGAACATCACCTGTCTTGAAGTCAATCCCAAAAAGTTCCTCTTTATCATATTCAACATCGGACCTGAGGACATGAGcatgaaatatgtgtgtgagatTACAGTAAAGGATGAAAATGATCTACATCACACTGAGAGAGGAAGACCAACCACGTTACTGCCAG gtCAAACGGAAGTGGTCTCtatatctcctcctcctcctcctcttcctctccatcactctcttaAGCTGTGGTGGATTGCGATTGGTTTGCTGGCTCTGATGTTCCTGTACAGCTGTGTCATCACTTCTTTCTACATCAGACTGAGG TGCAGGAGCATGAATCCTGAGAACTCCACCTACGTAGTAATGAGGAAAGCTCCTCTGCCAAGGAATCGAGATTTCGACATTTATTGTGGGTAG